The following coding sequences lie in one Desulforegula conservatrix Mb1Pa genomic window:
- a CDS encoding acyl-CoA dehydrogenase family protein, whose amino-acid sequence MTADANTLSMIKKTAADFSKKELIKNREELDNKGADELLRSILDKAFDMDFFHSAIPEPFGGTGLGITGLCAILEEICCDDASMGCILFSHAFSMKMLVCAGAEDLLEETRQNGASANQIIVACPCFNNPSEVEHIADAIPDKDSYILSGQIPYVVPAKLASRALIPGRIKGQDGYSWFMVDFNQTGVKTGKPVTSLGMHACKAVDLELVNAKGRLAGHIGKGAEIFEIAANTMHLATAAMASGIMKGSLKEALDYASKRNQGGRKIINWSELRMILADMAVQSKVAEMVVAKACELVEKNFPGWEHASRAAAIHVLSAACDLTTNGVQVLGGVGYMKDFGQEKRMRDAKQVQALLGIFPLKKLKYLEKK is encoded by the coding sequence ATGACCGCAGATGCAAACACCCTCTCCATGATAAAAAAAACAGCTGCTGATTTTTCAAAAAAAGAGCTGATAAAAAACCGTGAAGAATTGGACAACAAAGGCGCCGATGAACTGCTCCGAAGCATTCTGGACAAGGCCTTTGATATGGATTTTTTCCATTCGGCAATTCCTGAGCCATTCGGCGGAACCGGACTTGGAATAACAGGCCTGTGCGCCATACTTGAAGAAATTTGCTGTGATGACGCAAGCATGGGCTGCATTCTTTTCAGCCACGCCTTTTCAATGAAAATGCTTGTCTGCGCAGGTGCCGAGGATCTGCTTGAAGAAACCAGGCAAAATGGCGCTTCGGCAAATCAGATAATAGTCGCCTGCCCGTGTTTCAATAATCCTTCTGAGGTTGAGCATATTGCTGATGCGATTCCAGACAAGGACTCTTACATACTTTCAGGACAGATTCCCTATGTTGTTCCGGCCAAACTTGCCTCCAGAGCCTTGATACCCGGACGCATAAAGGGTCAGGACGGTTATTCCTGGTTCATGGTAGATTTCAATCAGACAGGAGTCAAGACAGGCAAACCTGTGACAAGCTTAGGGATGCACGCCTGCAAGGCAGTTGATCTGGAACTCGTTAACGCGAAGGGCAGATTAGCGGGGCATATAGGAAAAGGAGCTGAGATTTTTGAGATAGCCGCAAATACCATGCATCTGGCCACTGCTGCAATGGCAAGCGGGATAATGAAAGGATCTCTCAAAGAAGCCCTTGATTATGCGAGCAAAAGAAATCAGGGAGGCCGCAAGATAATCAACTGGTCAGAACTCAGAATGATTCTCGCTGATATGGCTGTTCAATCAAAAGTTGCGGAAATGGTCGTGGCAAAGGCATGCGAGCTGGTGGAAAAGAATTTCCCTGGATGGGAGCATGCATCGAGGGCTGCGGCCATACATGTCCTTTCAGCAGCATGTGATCTGACAACAAACGGAGTTCAGGTTCTTGGCGGAGTCGGCTATATGAAGGATTTCGGCCAGGAAAAAAGAATGCGTGACGCAAAGCAGGTTCAGGCTCTTCTTGGAATTTTTCCATTGAAAAAATTAAAATATCTTGAAAAGAAATAA
- a CDS encoding acyl-CoA dehydrogenase family protein, which translates to MKRKEINSWLNQAPCFEEMLCGVNAAAAQPKDVVRDIKKAVALARKFNEEVVRPMTLELENRITENPDYLPWEFVETANRWGLYSLWIPRIFGGKGLCLTSLAIFLEEIASVCAGMANLIGVHYLGFGTLISGWNSKLIMEICNEVVEGEKTGKPCLISLALTEPDAGTDIEETDLMDKGVITCHAKKAPGGYAVNGTKVFISNGHLSTWHILFSFASTKKPSENLVLLAVKTGTPGFSFGRTEKKMGQKSCPASELVFRDTFVEDKNVCIDPSQASKLKRSHTSTTMQIIDYIFSASRAGVCAFGTGVARGAYEEALRFASETKVEGKLLVKHEWAQGMLAEMYKNVELGRLSYLESNYANSIDGVFRLLNWKPVYYMTKFTPAFIMKKLVFPFMFHSMGTWLLRKVHFDQQTEKQIERTSGFASLAKFTGTDAGMKNSHLALELMGQAGLRHDQRAEKHFRDAKLMQIYEGTNQLNRINLFKCLIAPNIPDSDVFGD; encoded by the coding sequence ATGAAACGCAAAGAAATAAATTCATGGCTGAATCAGGCTCCCTGTTTTGAAGAGATGCTGTGCGGCGTGAATGCAGCCGCAGCCCAGCCCAAAGACGTTGTAAGGGATATTAAGAAAGCCGTGGCCCTGGCCAGAAAATTCAATGAAGAAGTTGTCCGGCCAATGACTCTGGAACTTGAAAACAGGATAACTGAAAATCCTGATTATCTGCCCTGGGAGTTCGTTGAAACGGCAAACAGATGGGGACTATACTCACTATGGATTCCAAGGATCTTCGGGGGAAAAGGGCTCTGCCTCACTTCTCTTGCCATTTTTCTGGAAGAAATCGCCTCTGTATGCGCTGGCATGGCCAATCTTATAGGAGTTCATTATCTTGGATTCGGGACTCTTATCTCGGGCTGGAATTCCAAATTAATCATGGAAATCTGCAATGAAGTTGTCGAAGGAGAAAAAACCGGAAAACCATGCCTGATTTCCCTTGCTCTGACAGAACCTGACGCAGGAACAGACATCGAAGAGACTGACCTCATGGATAAAGGCGTCATAACCTGCCATGCCAAAAAAGCTCCGGGCGGATATGCTGTCAACGGCACAAAAGTCTTTATTTCTAACGGGCATTTATCCACCTGGCATATTCTTTTTTCTTTTGCCAGCACAAAAAAACCTTCTGAAAATCTTGTTCTTCTCGCTGTCAAAACAGGCACACCGGGATTTTCTTTCGGGCGCACAGAAAAAAAAATGGGCCAGAAATCATGTCCTGCAAGTGAGCTTGTTTTTCGTGACACTTTTGTTGAGGACAAAAATGTCTGCATTGATCCCTCACAGGCATCAAAACTCAAAAGAAGCCATACCTCAACAACCATGCAGATTATTGATTATATCTTTTCAGCATCCAGAGCCGGAGTCTGTGCGTTTGGAACTGGCGTTGCAAGAGGGGCTTACGAGGAAGCGCTCAGATTTGCGTCAGAAACAAAAGTTGAAGGAAAACTTCTCGTAAAACATGAATGGGCCCAAGGCATGCTTGCGGAAATGTACAAGAATGTTGAACTTGGCCGCCTTTCCTATCTCGAGAGCAATTACGCGAACAGCATCGATGGGGTATTCAGGCTCCTTAACTGGAAGCCTGTCTATTATATGACAAAATTCACTCCGGCATTTATCATGAAAAAACTGGTCTTCCCTTTTATGTTCCACAGCATGGGAACATGGCTGCTGCGGAAAGTACATTTTGACCAGCAGACAGAAAAGCAGATCGAAAGAACATCAGGCTTTGCTTCTCTTGCAAAATTCACGGGAACAGACGCAGGAATGAAAAACAGCCACCTCGCTCTGGAGCTTATGGGACAGGCAGGGCTGAGGCACGATCAAAGAGCTGAGAAACATTTCAGGGACGCCAAGCTGATGCAGATTTATGAAGGCACTAACCAGCTTAACCGCATTAATCTGTTTAAATGTTTGATAGCCCCAAACATACCTGATTCTGATGTCTTCGGAGACTAA
- a CDS encoding TetR/AcrR family transcriptional regulator yields MDNNKKPTLQRRRGRPPKQEDQQSFDRVIIDAAADVCAVHGFHGTTVELIIQDAGVSRPTFYRFFKNKDDVLKKMAVEINQDLVDTVINAVKKAETVIEKIETGVDAYIDWGIRRGEIVRVLYNALFDPAFPIPEIRQNTFRQLTLLFVEELKEADRPAFDPLFIDALINTVEYLGTSLFTGRDSEKNLARVRNIILYFLKSSLLGIREDAPVAPQPDGAV; encoded by the coding sequence ATGGATAACAATAAAAAACCAACTCTTCAGCGCAGGCGGGGGCGTCCTCCAAAACAGGAAGACCAGCAGTCTTTTGACCGGGTTATAATAGATGCTGCCGCAGATGTGTGTGCTGTTCATGGATTTCATGGGACAACCGTGGAGCTTATTATTCAGGATGCAGGGGTATCAAGGCCGACTTTTTACCGTTTTTTCAAGAACAAGGATGATGTGCTGAAAAAAATGGCAGTTGAGATCAATCAGGATCTGGTTGATACTGTCATAAATGCCGTGAAAAAAGCGGAAACAGTAATTGAAAAGATTGAAACAGGTGTGGACGCTTATATAGACTGGGGAATAAGGCGCGGGGAGATTGTTAGGGTTCTTTATAACGCTCTTTTTGATCCTGCATTTCCTATTCCCGAGATAAGGCAAAACACGTTCCGGCAGTTGACCCTGCTTTTTGTCGAAGAGCTTAAAGAAGCTGATAGACCTGCATTTGATCCTTTGTTTATTGATGCTCTGATAAATACAGTGGAATATCTCGGAACGTCTCTTTTTACAGGCAGGGATAGTGAAAAGAACCTTGCCAGGGTAAGAAACATTATCCTCTATTTTTTGAAAAGCTCTTTACTCGGAATCAGGGAAGACGCGCCTGTGGCTCCTCAGCCTGATGGGGCTGTTTGA
- a CDS encoding methyl-accepting chemotaxis protein, producing MKLKDISIKWQLMGIIIAIVSISLIAVSVVTYTTINKETRGQLEILFNNQCRQIYHTVENQKTSAMEKLKIALSTARLVILKGGSNEKSIEIDENEKLNLKITNQVTNQTEEVAIYAMKIDGKAITGDYSIVDGIKTDIGVVATVFQIIEPQGMLRISTNVTKDDGSRAVNTYIPRESPVYQSIIAGKTYFGSAVVVNSKYLTAYEPFKDKSGKIIGAIFVGIPEQEIQESLLETFAKIVIGKTGYIWIVNSKGDYILSKNREMDGKSIWNSKDADGRYFIQDIINDSKNLKKGEAKIKWYPWVDKGKDYSRKKLASYVSYPEWDWVIGYSGYEDEFESGLEKIKYLTLMIALVAILLGGGIAYGFILSITNPFQEIVRIMEAIGSGNLKETICLEGAGKNELGKGMTGLKKMSDGLRAIVKQLLTMIEKLTQSSDNMRTGSKRIAANTEEMKTQTRNVSSSTEAASSNINVMARSAEDMTLLVDAATIAAEEMSLSINDVSRHCQHESAIASEAERQMTAMQDLIVKFGNSAASIAEITGIINEIADSTNLLALNATIEAARAGEAGKGFAVVASEVKDLARQTTEATDKISGQIGDMKADTDEVINAIKKVSEIIMEFSEISEIIVKSVHEQNNTAKEITYNMKNARTAASGIAINVTESAKGLRQIASNINTVSVISENTADSMEKLKESSNELGKLSADLSALINRFKY from the coding sequence ATGAAATTAAAAGATATAAGCATTAAATGGCAGCTGATGGGAATTATAATAGCTATTGTCTCTATATCACTCATAGCGGTTTCAGTCGTAACATATACGACCATAAATAAAGAGACCAGGGGACAGCTGGAGATTTTATTCAACAATCAATGCAGACAGATATATCATACTGTCGAGAACCAGAAAACCTCGGCAATGGAAAAGCTTAAAATCGCATTGTCTACAGCAAGACTTGTAATTTTAAAAGGTGGTTCCAATGAAAAAAGCATTGAGATTGATGAAAATGAAAAGCTGAACCTTAAAATCACAAATCAGGTCACAAACCAGACAGAGGAAGTGGCCATATATGCCATGAAAATTGATGGTAAAGCGATTACCGGAGATTACAGCATTGTTGACGGAATAAAAACAGACATCGGAGTCGTGGCAACGGTCTTTCAGATTATCGAGCCCCAAGGCATGCTCAGAATTTCAACAAACGTAACCAAAGATGACGGAAGCAGAGCTGTCAACACCTATATCCCAAGGGAGTCACCTGTTTATCAGTCAATCATTGCAGGCAAAACATACTTTGGCAGCGCAGTTGTCGTAAATTCCAAATACCTAACTGCTTATGAGCCGTTTAAAGATAAGTCCGGCAAAATAATAGGAGCCATTTTTGTGGGTATACCGGAGCAGGAAATCCAGGAATCGCTTCTGGAAACCTTTGCAAAGATTGTGATCGGAAAAACCGGATATATCTGGATTGTAAACTCAAAAGGAGACTATATCCTTTCCAAGAACAGGGAAATGGATGGAAAAAGCATCTGGAATTCAAAGGACGCTGACGGCAGGTATTTCATCCAGGACATTATAAATGACAGCAAAAATCTTAAAAAAGGCGAGGCAAAGATAAAATGGTATCCCTGGGTCGACAAGGGCAAAGATTATTCACGGAAAAAGCTGGCTTCTTACGTGAGTTATCCTGAGTGGGACTGGGTCATAGGTTACAGTGGATATGAGGATGAGTTCGAATCAGGGCTTGAAAAAATCAAATACCTGACCCTTATGATCGCTTTGGTTGCTATTCTGCTTGGTGGCGGGATAGCCTATGGATTCATTCTTTCAATAACCAACCCTTTTCAGGAGATCGTCAGAATCATGGAGGCCATAGGCTCGGGAAATCTCAAGGAAACAATATGCTTGGAAGGAGCGGGCAAAAACGAACTGGGCAAGGGAATGACCGGCCTGAAAAAAATGTCGGATGGGCTGAGGGCCATAGTTAAGCAGCTTCTGACAATGATAGAGAAACTCACGCAATCATCGGATAATATGAGAACCGGTTCGAAGCGGATAGCAGCAAATACTGAAGAAATGAAAACCCAGACGAGAAATGTGTCTTCTTCAACTGAAGCGGCAAGTTCAAATATAAACGTGATGGCAAGATCCGCCGAAGATATGACTTTATTGGTTGATGCGGCAACAATAGCAGCAGAAGAAATGAGCTTGTCCATAAATGATGTTTCGCGCCATTGTCAGCATGAGTCTGCAATAGCATCAGAGGCCGAACGGCAGATGACAGCTATGCAGGATCTGATTGTTAAATTCGGGAATTCTGCCGCCAGCATAGCTGAAATAACAGGTATCATTAATGAAATTGCAGACAGCACAAATCTTCTGGCATTAAATGCCACAATCGAGGCCGCGCGTGCAGGAGAAGCAGGCAAGGGTTTTGCTGTTGTTGCATCTGAAGTAAAAGATCTTGCGAGGCAAACAACAGAAGCCACAGACAAAATATCAGGGCAGATTGGTGATATGAAGGCAGATACAGACGAGGTTATCAATGCCATTAAAAAAGTTTCCGAGATCATCATGGAATTCTCTGAAATCTCCGAAATAATAGTAAAATCAGTCCATGAACAGAACAATACAGCAAAAGAAATCACTTACAACATGAAGAATGCCAGAACTGCCGCGAGCGGAATTGCCATTAATGTGACCGAATCTGCCAAGGGCCTTCGTCAAATAGCTTCAAACATAAATACCGTGTCTGTTATTTCTGAAAATACGGCTGACAGCATGGAAAAACTGAAGGAAAGCTCGAATGAGCTTGGCAAATTGTCCGCGGATTTATCCGCACTCATAAACAGATTCAAATATTGA
- a CDS encoding CerR family C-terminal domain-containing protein: MKIKKSDVAMKKLLTAASDVFAEKGFRDSTVAEICKRAGANISAVNYYFGSKEALYQESWRHSFAESVRVHPQDGGVRDDAPAEDRLRGQVRALMARIADENNRDFFISQMEFVNPTGLLEEVMKSELIPLREKTLAIVRELLGPGATDEQILYSETCIISMCLHPMLIRRVRKMAKKTEAPVIIDDLGAFEGHVMKFALAGIASIRREIKTDLSHD, encoded by the coding sequence ATGAAAATAAAAAAATCCGATGTTGCCATGAAAAAGCTGTTAACTGCTGCAAGCGACGTATTTGCAGAGAAGGGCTTTCGTGACTCGACTGTGGCCGAGATATGCAAGCGTGCCGGAGCAAATATTTCTGCCGTCAATTATTATTTCGGAAGCAAGGAGGCTCTGTATCAGGAGAGCTGGCGTCACTCCTTTGCCGAATCAGTAAGAGTTCATCCCCAGGACGGAGGTGTAAGAGATGATGCTCCTGCCGAAGACAGGCTCAGAGGGCAGGTGAGGGCGCTTATGGCAAGGATTGCCGATGAAAATAACAGGGACTTTTTTATATCTCAGATGGAATTTGTTAATCCCACAGGCCTTCTTGAGGAGGTCATGAAGTCCGAGCTTATTCCGCTTCGTGAAAAGACCCTGGCCATAGTCAGGGAGCTTTTGGGGCCGGGTGCCACAGATGAGCAGATTCTTTATTCCGAAACATGTATAATCAGCATGTGTCTTCATCCCATGCTGATCAGGAGAGTAAGGAAAATGGCAAAAAAAACTGAGGCTCCGGTCATCATAGACGATCTCGGGGCGTTTGAGGGTCATGTAATGAAATTTGCTTTGGCAGGGATTGCCTCTATTCGCCGGGAAATTAAAACGGATTTGAGCCATGATTAA
- a CDS encoding efflux RND transporter periplasmic adaptor subunit translates to MIKILREKYTVWVVVLLLFAGSGLAIKKIFFGKPRASFITADAVKMDIEESVLASGTLKAFKTVAVGAQVSGQLKTLHVALGDKVEKGKLLAEIDPVLQQNTLKDAEAQVENLRSLKSAKQALVKQYELTLKRQEQMSARDAASRADLESAQAQLESNRYEISALEAQIKKALIAVDTAKANLGYTMINAPMDGVVISIDTEEGQTVVSTQSATTILTMADLDTMTVNAKISEADVTRVKPGLTTYFTLLGDSDFRYYGKLRAIEPGPVSSSTSGSGTGSSTSTSSSGTAVYYYGLFEVPNADHRLKVSMTAQVTIVMNQAKQALCIPASAIIDKQKDGRSTVKVLIGDVAETRTIRTGISDNVQIQVLEGLEEGARVVIGDSADLPATESSASHPPPPGGGH, encoded by the coding sequence ATGATTAAGATATTAAGGGAAAAATACACTGTATGGGTTGTTGTCCTCTTGCTTTTTGCAGGCTCTGGACTGGCGATTAAAAAAATATTTTTCGGCAAACCACGCGCATCATTTATAACGGCCGATGCCGTCAAAATGGATATTGAGGAGAGCGTTCTGGCCAGCGGCACTCTCAAGGCTTTCAAGACAGTAGCTGTCGGAGCACAGGTTTCAGGACAGCTAAAGACTCTTCATGTGGCCCTCGGAGACAAGGTTGAAAAAGGGAAGCTTCTTGCGGAAATTGACCCCGTGCTTCAGCAGAACACTTTAAAAGATGCCGAAGCCCAGGTGGAGAATCTGCGCTCCCTTAAATCCGCCAAACAGGCCCTTGTTAAACAGTATGAGCTGACTTTGAAAAGACAGGAACAGATGAGCGCCAGGGATGCGGCATCAAGGGCTGATCTTGAGAGCGCCCAGGCCCAGCTTGAAAGCAACAGATATGAAATATCCGCCCTTGAAGCCCAGATAAAAAAGGCTCTGATTGCCGTCGATACTGCAAAGGCCAATCTTGGGTACACCATGATAAATGCTCCCATGGACGGAGTGGTCATATCAATAGATACGGAAGAAGGCCAGACAGTGGTTTCAACCCAGTCTGCGACAACAATTCTGACCATGGCTGATCTTGACACCATGACGGTCAATGCCAAAATATCAGAGGCCGACGTAACAAGGGTTAAACCAGGTCTTACAACATATTTTACCCTGCTTGGGGATTCGGATTTCCGCTATTATGGCAAGCTCAGAGCCATAGAGCCAGGGCCTGTTTCAAGCTCCACCTCCGGCTCTGGGACCGGTAGCAGCACAAGCACCAGCAGCTCAGGCACCGCTGTCTATTATTACGGACTTTTTGAAGTTCCAAATGCTGACCATAGGCTCAAGGTTTCCATGACCGCCCAGGTCACGATTGTCATGAACCAGGCGAAACAGGCTCTGTGCATACCTGCGTCAGCTATTATTGATAAGCAGAAAGACGGGCGGTCTACTGTCAAGGTTCTGATCGGGGATGTCGCAGAAACCCGGACAATTCGCACAGGAATTTCGGACAATGTTCAGATCCAGGTGCTTGAGGGGCTGGAAGAAGGCGCCAGGGTCGTAATCGGCGACAGCGCTGATCTGCCTGCGACTGAATCAAGCGCGTCACATCCTCCTCCTCCGGGCGGGGGGCATTGA
- a CDS encoding MacB family efflux pump subunit, with translation MMDRPLLELSGLVRWFLIGGQEIPVLKGIDLIIRSGEMVAIVGASGSGKSTLMNILGCLDRPSEGLYLIDGRETGTLNSNELAELRREHFGFIFQRYHLMPHLTAVQNTEIPAVYSGIKKGERRARANELLNRLGLSDRVDHHPNQLSGGQQQRVSIARALMNGGDVILADEPTGALDSKSGQEMMDILHELHGLGHTIILVTHDMQVASHAERIIEIRDGEIVRDTPNLAVQEKKKKAFIEKTKAERSVSFFQANWGRFAEAFKMATVALASHRMRTLLTMLGIIIGITSVVSVVALGQGARQKVINDISAMGTNVIGINPGKDWGDEDASSIQTLVPSDLEVLKGQVYVDSATPSTGGSQLLRYRNITANVSVNGVGEQYFRVRGYEMAKGVHFDSNDVARQSQVVVIDKNTSKKFFAKEDPVGKVIFIGALPCRIIGVTKEKEGPFGSSQNLEVWIPYSAAMSRLLGQQYFNSITVRVREGVSNQIAEQSIIKLLRQRHGRKDFFTNSSDSIMKTVNKTTATLTLMISAIAVISLVVGGIGVMNIMLVSVTERTQEIGIRLAVGARQDDIMQQFLIESVLVCLIGGLIGIILSYGVGFIFSLFVKSFAMKFSFVSIISAFLCSTIIGVLFGFLPARNAARLDPIEALARE, from the coding sequence ATGATGGACAGACCTTTGCTTGAGCTTTCCGGGCTGGTGCGCTGGTTTCTAATCGGTGGCCAGGAAATTCCTGTGCTCAAAGGAATCGATCTTATCATCCGTAGCGGAGAGATGGTTGCGATTGTCGGGGCCTCTGGTTCGGGGAAATCTACCCTGATGAATATCCTCGGCTGTCTTGACCGTCCGAGTGAAGGACTCTACCTGATCGACGGCAGGGAAACAGGTACGCTTAATAGTAACGAACTTGCGGAATTGAGAAGGGAACATTTCGGTTTCATATTCCAGCGCTATCATCTTATGCCCCACCTGACCGCAGTCCAGAATACAGAAATTCCGGCTGTCTACTCAGGAATTAAAAAGGGCGAACGCAGGGCCAGGGCAAATGAGCTCCTTAACAGGCTCGGTCTTTCTGACAGGGTCGATCATCATCCCAATCAACTGTCAGGCGGTCAGCAGCAGAGGGTTAGTATTGCAAGGGCATTAATGAACGGAGGCGATGTAATCCTTGCAGATGAGCCGACAGGCGCGCTTGACAGTAAAAGCGGCCAGGAGATGATGGATATTCTCCACGAGCTTCATGGTCTCGGCCATACCATTATCCTTGTAACACATGACATGCAGGTTGCCAGCCATGCCGAAAGGATAATTGAGATAAGAGACGGCGAGATTGTCCGAGATACTCCGAATCTTGCGGTTCAGGAAAAGAAAAAAAAGGCGTTTATTGAAAAAACAAAGGCCGAAAGATCAGTGTCTTTTTTCCAGGCCAACTGGGGGCGTTTTGCAGAAGCCTTCAAGATGGCCACGGTTGCCCTTGCATCACACAGGATGAGGACATTGCTCACAATGCTTGGAATCATCATAGGCATCACATCGGTGGTGTCTGTTGTGGCTCTTGGTCAGGGAGCCCGTCAGAAGGTTATAAATGACATCAGTGCCATGGGTACGAATGTCATAGGCATAAATCCTGGAAAAGACTGGGGAGATGAGGATGCCTCAAGCATCCAGACCCTTGTACCGTCTGATCTGGAAGTGCTGAAAGGCCAGGTTTATGTTGACAGCGCGACTCCTTCCACTGGTGGAAGTCAGCTTCTGCGTTACAGGAACATCACAGCCAATGTTTCGGTCAATGGAGTAGGTGAACAGTATTTCCGTGTCAGGGGATACGAAATGGCAAAGGGCGTTCATTTTGACTCAAATGACGTGGCTCGCCAGTCCCAGGTGGTTGTAATAGACAAGAACACCAGCAAGAAATTTTTTGCCAAAGAAGATCCCGTGGGCAAAGTCATATTTATAGGCGCTCTTCCATGCAGGATAATAGGAGTAACCAAGGAAAAGGAAGGCCCTTTCGGCAGCAGCCAGAATCTTGAAGTGTGGATTCCTTATAGCGCTGCCATGAGCAGACTTCTGGGGCAGCAGTATTTCAATTCCATCACAGTGAGGGTCAGGGAAGGTGTTTCCAACCAGATCGCAGAGCAGAGCATAATAAAACTTCTCAGGCAAAGACACGGTCGCAAGGATTTTTTCACCAACAGCAGTGACAGCATAATGAAGACTGTGAACAAGACAACCGCCACCCTTACCCTGATGATTTCGGCCATAGCCGTCATATCCCTGGTTGTCGGTGGTATTGGCGTTATGAACATAATGCTTGTGTCAGTAACAGAGAGGACGCAGGAAATCGGGATCAGGCTTGCAGTCGGTGCACGTCAGGACGATATAATGCAGCAGTTTCTGATAGAATCGGTTCTTGTTTGTCTGATAGGCGGTCTGATAGGAATCATACTTTCATATGGAGTGGGGTTCATCTTCAGTCTGTTTGTAAAGAGTTTTGCCATGAAATTCTCTTTTGTATCGATAATTTCAGCATTTCTTTGTTCAACCATAATCGGCGTTCTTTTCGGCTTTCTTCCTGCCAGAAACGCGGCCAGACTCGATCCTATCGAAGCGCTCGCAAGGGAGTAG
- a CDS encoding efflux transporter outer membrane subunit — MRRNIQKYLIACAIIMISAILSCGCGSLLPRSKYTLPEVEMPQTWQGENITGAGVAAGDRWWMDFNDPVLSDLVEKALKTNNDLASASIRVRRAQLNAGLADTNLTPSVSVDASASGMRNLENHNDSKSGSVTAAASYELDLWGRLESIRDVSHWEAEASESDRQSIALSLIGTTATDYWQIAYLNERISSAESSVAYAQKTLGLVEVKYNAGAVSGLDIIQARQSLSTRKAELTSLVQQRTEARNALAILFDQAPENIVPERKKLPDGPLPKVSSGLPANLLGQRPDLRAAEQRLRKYLANIDSTKASFYPALTLTGSLGSKSASLADVLQNPYGTLGAGVTLPFIQMNTMKLSVEISKTEYEEAVVSFRKTLYTAFGDVENALSGRTCYEEENKLLKESLTLAKKAEDLAEVRYRAGSTELQLWLDAQESRRSAEKNLAGNRLNLLKSVLKLYQAIGGGMSDHGSVSSR, encoded by the coding sequence ATGCGTAGAAACATACAAAAATATCTGATTGCCTGTGCGATAATAATGATTTCAGCCATATTGTCATGCGGTTGCGGCTCCCTTCTTCCTCGTAGCAAGTATACATTGCCTGAGGTGGAAATGCCGCAGACTTGGCAGGGTGAAAATATCACCGGAGCAGGAGTTGCGGCCGGAGACAGATGGTGGATGGATTTTAATGATCCTGTTTTGAGTGATCTTGTTGAAAAGGCGCTTAAAACCAATAATGATCTGGCCTCTGCCTCAATCAGGGTCAGGCGTGCCCAGCTGAACGCAGGGCTTGCAGATACAAATCTCACCCCGTCCGTGAGCGTCGATGCAAGCGCCAGCGGTATGCGCAATCTGGAAAATCATAATGACAGCAAATCGGGCAGTGTCACAGCAGCGGCAAGCTACGAGCTGGATCTGTGGGGCAGGCTTGAAAGCATACGGGACGTGAGCCATTGGGAGGCCGAAGCGTCAGAGTCTGACAGGCAGAGCATTGCCCTATCGCTTATTGGGACAACCGCGACCGATTACTGGCAGATAGCCTATCTTAATGAGCGCATCTCCTCTGCCGAGTCAAGTGTCGCATATGCTCAAAAGACTCTTGGACTGGTTGAGGTGAAATATAATGCAGGCGCTGTTTCCGGTCTGGATATTATCCAGGCCCGCCAGTCCCTGTCAACCCGGAAAGCTGAACTGACGAGCCTCGTTCAGCAGCGCACGGAAGCGCGCAATGCCCTCGCAATTCTTTTTGATCAGGCTCCTGAAAATATTGTGCCAGAACGAAAAAAACTGCCTGATGGCCCGCTTCCCAAGGTTTCATCAGGTCTTCCTGCAAACTTGCTTGGCCAGAGGCCTGATCTCAGGGCCGCTGAACAGAGGCTCAGAAAATATCTGGCAAATATTGACAGCACAAAAGCAAGTTTTTATCCTGCCTTGACTTTGACAGGCAGCCTTGGAAGCAAAAGCGCAAGCCTCGCCGACGTACTTCAGAATCCTTATGGCACACTTGGCGCAGGAGTGACATTGCCTTTCATCCAGATGAACACCATGAAGCTGAGTGTGGAAATTTCAAAAACCGAGTACGAGGAAGCTGTGGTCAGTTTCCGTAAGACTCTTTATACGGCTTTTGGCGATGTTGAGAATGCGCTTTCCGGCCGCACCTGTTATGAAGAAGAGAACAAGCTTCTCAAAGAATCACTTACTTTGGCCAAAAAAGCCGAGGATCTGGCTGAGGTCCGTTATCGGGCAGGTTCAACAGAATTGCAGTTATGGCTGGATGCCCAGGAAAGTCGCCGTAGCGCCGAAAAAAATCTGGCTGGAAATCGTCTTAATCTTCTAAAAAGTGTTTTGAAATTATATCAGGCAATTGGGGGAGGAATGTCTGATCACGGTTCTGTTTCAAGCAGATGA